The following proteins are co-located in the Apium graveolens cultivar Ventura chromosome 5, ASM990537v1, whole genome shotgun sequence genome:
- the LOC141659453 gene encoding uncharacterized protein LOC141659453 isoform X1: protein MNSNSKSRSRYIKIRKHTPAPSHNAALPNPGFNRFSQFTEMRSGSSSSGSSSLNPPFVFGASGNASGINHDTLVDNIRSMDISDKIRNMNVSDGSNASGSNSGLVMELPDQISKLNIGETGGDVGGGGLKFGGLRDTSGNVLPDMFNKLNIKESVVSDRGDAGFGSKSEAVYNVAFSSPGVKLRPVMNPLSASEGVGNVFNQRDEMRTPYVEFKTPNLKEYLVSGLDRNREPRGVVTKEAKLKKKKRNVRKPNAGHLMRGEEFVSGKPNAGHLMRDEEFVFGEVSSRENCDSSEAYSPMDVSPYQETVAEVNQSRETSVTLDEVIYPDDSCGSSESHPPVSTNAIDEDLADATNRLNINKSDTHYTGFGYEAGTDCCDKGFVAEVPSEESVSGAETESFKSAAEQLEYSSDTFVTAGETEISSCSSLERQDNDGKTQFNFSSSIEDTGSSSFTFAASSSNQAPVSADTRHYKKKHKLKVGGTAHSSFLNDKVPLESSTSPFFPFSGTSSIPSPRQGRKGDESKLFGKGEIKFEPVKDQEVRQVGFSSGTSIAAQEACEKWRLRGNQAYASGDFLKAEECYTKGVNCVSRSETSKSCINALVLCYSNRAATLMCSGRMREALQDCMLAADLDPSFLRVQLRAANCYLALGEADIASVHFIKCLQAGSGAFLDTKHLAEASEGMDKAKKILECMKQSADLLQQGTAVYAEHALARIEEALTISSFSEKLQELKANVLFMLRRYDEVILFCEKTMDSAKINCSVVGRDNRLNNGDDPEVRASCSFRLWRWNFIAKSYFYLGKMDEALDFVKKQEESVLITERNDKSMDSVIPLACTIRDLLRFKVSGNEAFQSGRHAEAIEHYTAALSCSVESRPFAAVCFCNRAAAYQALGQIAYAISDCSVAIALDGSYAKAISRRATLFEMIRDFGQASTDLLRLESLLKRHVEDKVNQSGPSDRMSRLNELKQTQQRLYIMEEKARKDIPLNMYLILGVERSAATSEIKKAYRKAALRHHPDKAGQFLTKSDSGDDNLWKEIADEVHKDTERLFKMIGEAYAVLSDPVKRSRFDQEQYDQEEVVRNSHRKGNMSGTTADVHNYQFDRSGSRRNWEEILRSYGNSQPWGSERSRSNRYS, encoded by the exons ATGAATTCGAATTCTAAATCTAGATCTCGATATATTAAGATTAGAAAGCACACACCAGCTCCGTCACACAACGCTGCTTTACCTAATCCCGGTTTTAATCGGTTTTCGCAATTTACGGAAATGAGAAGCGGTAGTAGCAGTAGTGGTAGTAGTAGTTTGAATCCGCCATTCGTGTTCGGTGCTAGTGGTAATGCTAGTGGTATAAATCACGATACGCTTGTTGATAATATTAGGAGTATGGATATTTCGGATAAAATTAGGAATATGAATGTTTCGGATGGGAGTAATGCTAGTGGCAGTAATAGTGGTTTAGTTATGGAACTTCCGGATCAGATAAGTAAATTGAATATTGGAGAGACCGGTGGTGATGTTGGTGGAGGAGGTTTGAAATTTGGTGGTTTGAGGGATACGAGCGGTAATGTACTTCCGGATATGTTTAATAAGTTGAATATTAAGGAGTCTGTGGTGTCGGATCGAGGTGATGCTGGTTTTGGGAGTAAGAGTGAAGCGGTTTATAATGTGGCGTTCTCGTCTCCGGGAGTTAAATTACGACCGGTTATGAATCCTTTGAGTGCTTCTGAGGGTGTGGGGAATGTTTTTAATCAACGAGATGAAATGAGGACACCGTATGTAGAGTTTAAAACTCCGAACCTGAAAGAGTATTTAGTTTCGGGGTTAGATAGGAACCGGGAGCCGAGAGGGGTTGTTACGAAAGAAGCTAAGTTGAAAAAGAAGAAGAGGAATGTGAGGAAGCCTAATGCGGGTCATTTGATGCGTGGTGAAGAATTTGTTTCGGGGAAGCCCAATGCAGGTCATTTGATGCGTGATGAAGAATTTGTTTTCGGAGAAGTTAGTTCTCGTGAAAATTGTGACTCTTCTGAAGCATACTCGCCGATGGACGTCTCTCCGTatcaagaaacagtagctgaAGTTAATCAGTCAAGAGAAACTTCCGTGACATTAGATGAGGTTATATATCCCGATGACAGTTGCGGGTCGAGTGAATCACATCCACCAGTCTCAACTAATGCAATCGATGAAGATCTGGCTGATGCAACAAATCGGTTGAATATCAATAAAAGTGATACACATTATACAGGCTTTGGGTACGAAGCTGGTACAGATTGTTGTGATAAAGGGTTTGTCGCCGAAGTTCCATCGGAGGAGTCCGTTTCAGGAGCCGAGACCGAGAGTTTTAAGTCTGCGGCTGAACAGTTGGAATATAGCAGTGATACCTTTGTTACTGCAGGTGAGACTGAAATCAGTTCATGTTCATCATTGGAGAGGCAGGATAATGATGGAAAGACACAATTTAATTTTTCATCAAGTATCGAAGATACTGGAAGCAGCAGCTTCACCTTTGCTGCATCTTCCTCTAATCAAGCTCCAGTATCTGCTGATACACGCCACTACAAAAAGAAACATAAATTGAAAGTAGGCGGTACTGCTCATAGTTCGTTCCTAAATGATAAAGTTCCTCTTGAATCGTCCACTTCACCATTTTTCCCATTTTCCGGAACATCTTCCATTCCATCCCCTAGACAGGGTCGGAAGGGTGATGAATCTAAGTTATTTGGCAAAGGTGAAATAAAGTTTGAACCAGTTAAAGATCAGGAGGTGAGGCAAGTAGGTTTCTCTTCTGGTACGAGCATCGCAGCACAGGAAGCCTGTGAGAAGTGGCGCTTAAG GGGAAACCAAGCATATGCAAGTGGCGATTTTTTGAAGGCAGAAGAGTGTTACACAAAAGGCGTGAACTGTGTGTCAAGAAGTGAGACATCTAAAAGTTGTATTAATGCATTGGTGCTTTGCTATAGCAACCGTGCAGCAACACTTATGTGTTCCGGAAGAATGAGAGAAGCACTGCAAGACTGTATGCTTGCTGCTGACCTAGATCCCAGCTTTCTTAGGGTGCAACTTCGAGCTGCAAA CTGTTATCTAGCCTTAGGGGAAGCAGATATTGCATCGGTTCATTTTATAAAATGCCTGCAGGCAGGAAGTGGTGCTTTCCTGGACACTAAACATCTAGCAGAAGCATCCGAGGGAATGGATAAAGCAAAG AAAATATTGGAGTGCATGAAGCAATCTGCTGACCTTTTGCAACAAGGGACTGCTGTTTATGCTGAGCATGCCTTGGCGAGAATTGAAGAAGCTCTGACAATAAGTTCTTTCTCTGAAAAGCTGCAGGAATTGAAAGCAAATGTTCTTTTCATG CTGCGAAGATATGATGAGGTGATTCTGTTTTGTGAGAAGACCATGGATTCCGCAAAGATTAACTGCTCCGTAGTTGGTCGTGATAACAGGCTAAATAATGGGGATGATCCTGAAGTAAGAGCAAGCTGTTCCTTTAGGCTTTGGCGGTGGAACTTCATAGCTAAGTCTTACTTCTATTTAGGAAAGATGGACGAAGCTCTTGATTTTGTTAAGAAACAAGAGGAATCTGTGCTAATCACAGAAAG GAACGACAAATCTATGGATTCAGTGATACCATTAGCTTGCACTATACGAGATCTGTTGCGTTTTAAG GTTTCTGGAAATGAAGCATTTCAATCCGGCCGACATGCAGAAGCTATTGAGCATTACACTGCAGCTTTATCATGCAGTGTAGAGTCACGTCCTTTTGCAGCCGTTTGTTTTTGTAATCGTGCTGCAGCATATCAAGCCCTGGGACAAATCGCATATGCTATTTCTGATTGCAGCGTAGCTATAGCACTTGATGGAAGTTATGCAAAG GCAATTTCTAGGCGGGCCACCTTGTTTGAGATGATTAGAGATTTCGGTCAAGCATCTACAGATCTTCTTAGACTTGAATCTCTTCTCAAGAGGCATGTAGAGGACAAGGTTAATCAGAGCGGACCATCTGATAGAATGAGCCGCCTTAATGAGCTAAAACAAACTCAACAACGGCTTTATATAATGGAAGAAAAAGCCAGAAAGGACATCCCATTAAATATGTACCTGATTCT GGGCGTAGAACGATCTGCTGCAACATCTGAGATTAAGAAGGCATATAGGAAAGCTGCACTGAGACATCACCCCGACAAG GCTGGACAGTTTTTGACTAAAAGTGACAGTGGCGATGATAATCTTTGGAAGGAAATAGCAGATGAGGTCCACAAAGATACTGAGAGGCTTTTCAAAATGATTGGAGAGGCATATGCGGTGCTCTCGGACCCTGTCAAG CGGTCAAGGTTTGATCAAGAACAATATGATCAGGAAGAAGTGGTGAGAAACAGTCATAGAAAAGGGAACATGTCTGGAACAACTGCAGATGTCCATAATTATCAATTTGATAGAAGTGGAAGCAGGAGGAATTGGGAAGAAATTTTGAGGTCGTATGGAAATTCCCAGCCTTGGGGATCAGAAAGAAGTCGATCTAACAGGTACTCATGA
- the LOC141659452 gene encoding signal recognition particle 14 kDa protein, with product MGRLQLDPFLNELTSMFERNTEQGSVWVTLKRSSDKSKAQLNKLASKGEAIEYKCLVRASDGKKNISTLVGAKDHQRFQASYATILKARMTALKKRERKDKRKSTEVDKKQGGVSKKSNAKKA from the exons ATG GGCCGTCTTCAACTTGATCCATTTCTCAATGAACTTACAAGCATGTTTGAGCGCAATACAGAGCAGGGATCTGTTTGGGTCACTTTAAAACGAT CATCTGATAAATCCAAGGCTCAACTTAATAAATTGGCATCCAAAGGAGAAGCAATTGAATATAAGTGTCTTGTTCGGGCATCTGATGGAAAGAAGAACATCTCCACTTTG GTTGGGGCAAAGGATCATCAACGCTTTCAAGCTTCGTATGCAACTATTTTAAAGGCACGCATGACTGCATTGAAGAAAAGGGAGAGGAAAGACAAGAGAAAATCTACGGAAGTGGACAAAAAACAAGGCGGTGTCTCAAAAAAGAGCAATGCTAAGAAGGCTTGA
- the LOC141659453 gene encoding uncharacterized protein LOC141659453 isoform X2, whose translation MNSNSKSRSRYIKIRKHTPAPSHNAALPNPGFNRFSQFTEMRSGSSSSGSSSLNPPFVFGASGNASGINHDTLVDNIRSMDISDKIRNMNVSDGSNASGSNSGLVMELPDQISKLNIGETGGDVGGGGLKFGGLRDTSGNVLPDMFNKLNIKESVVSDRGDAGFGSKSEAVYNVAFSSPGVKLRPVMNPLSASEGVGNVFNQRDEMRTPYVEFKTPNLKEYLVSGLDRNREPRGVVTKEAKLKKKKRNVRKPNAGHLMRGEEFVSGKPNAGHLMRDEEFVFGEVSSRENCDSSEAYSPMDVSPYQETVAEVNQSRETSVTLDEVIYPDDSCGSSESHPPVSTNAIDEDLADATNRLNINKSDTHYTGFGYEAGTDCCDKGFVAEVPSEESVSGAETESFKSAAEQLEYSSDTFVTAGETEISSCSSLERQDNDGKTQFNFSSSIEDTGSSSFTFAASSSNQAPVSADTRHYKKKHKLKVGGTAHSSFLNDKVPLESSTSPFFPFSGTSSIPSPRQGRKGDESKLFGKGEIKFEPVKDQEVRQVGFSSGTSIAAQEACEKWRLRGNQAYASGDFLKAEECYTKGVNCVSRSETSKSCINALVLCYSNRAATLMCSGRMREALQDCMLAADLDPSFLRVQLRAANCYLALGEADIASVHFIKCLQAGSGAFLDTKHLAEASEGMDKAKKILECMKQSADLLQQGTAVYAEHALARIEEALTISSFSEKLQELKANVLFMLRRYDEVILFCEKTMDSAKINCSVVGRDNRLNNGDDPEVRASCSFRLWRWNFIAKSYFYLGKMDEALDFVKKQEESVLITERNDKSMDSVIPLACTIRDLLRFKVSGNEAFQSGRHAEAIEHYTAALSCSVESRPFAAVCFCNRAAAYQALGQIAYAISDCSVAIALDGSYAKDNFYDINIGILC comes from the exons ATGAATTCGAATTCTAAATCTAGATCTCGATATATTAAGATTAGAAAGCACACACCAGCTCCGTCACACAACGCTGCTTTACCTAATCCCGGTTTTAATCGGTTTTCGCAATTTACGGAAATGAGAAGCGGTAGTAGCAGTAGTGGTAGTAGTAGTTTGAATCCGCCATTCGTGTTCGGTGCTAGTGGTAATGCTAGTGGTATAAATCACGATACGCTTGTTGATAATATTAGGAGTATGGATATTTCGGATAAAATTAGGAATATGAATGTTTCGGATGGGAGTAATGCTAGTGGCAGTAATAGTGGTTTAGTTATGGAACTTCCGGATCAGATAAGTAAATTGAATATTGGAGAGACCGGTGGTGATGTTGGTGGAGGAGGTTTGAAATTTGGTGGTTTGAGGGATACGAGCGGTAATGTACTTCCGGATATGTTTAATAAGTTGAATATTAAGGAGTCTGTGGTGTCGGATCGAGGTGATGCTGGTTTTGGGAGTAAGAGTGAAGCGGTTTATAATGTGGCGTTCTCGTCTCCGGGAGTTAAATTACGACCGGTTATGAATCCTTTGAGTGCTTCTGAGGGTGTGGGGAATGTTTTTAATCAACGAGATGAAATGAGGACACCGTATGTAGAGTTTAAAACTCCGAACCTGAAAGAGTATTTAGTTTCGGGGTTAGATAGGAACCGGGAGCCGAGAGGGGTTGTTACGAAAGAAGCTAAGTTGAAAAAGAAGAAGAGGAATGTGAGGAAGCCTAATGCGGGTCATTTGATGCGTGGTGAAGAATTTGTTTCGGGGAAGCCCAATGCAGGTCATTTGATGCGTGATGAAGAATTTGTTTTCGGAGAAGTTAGTTCTCGTGAAAATTGTGACTCTTCTGAAGCATACTCGCCGATGGACGTCTCTCCGTatcaagaaacagtagctgaAGTTAATCAGTCAAGAGAAACTTCCGTGACATTAGATGAGGTTATATATCCCGATGACAGTTGCGGGTCGAGTGAATCACATCCACCAGTCTCAACTAATGCAATCGATGAAGATCTGGCTGATGCAACAAATCGGTTGAATATCAATAAAAGTGATACACATTATACAGGCTTTGGGTACGAAGCTGGTACAGATTGTTGTGATAAAGGGTTTGTCGCCGAAGTTCCATCGGAGGAGTCCGTTTCAGGAGCCGAGACCGAGAGTTTTAAGTCTGCGGCTGAACAGTTGGAATATAGCAGTGATACCTTTGTTACTGCAGGTGAGACTGAAATCAGTTCATGTTCATCATTGGAGAGGCAGGATAATGATGGAAAGACACAATTTAATTTTTCATCAAGTATCGAAGATACTGGAAGCAGCAGCTTCACCTTTGCTGCATCTTCCTCTAATCAAGCTCCAGTATCTGCTGATACACGCCACTACAAAAAGAAACATAAATTGAAAGTAGGCGGTACTGCTCATAGTTCGTTCCTAAATGATAAAGTTCCTCTTGAATCGTCCACTTCACCATTTTTCCCATTTTCCGGAACATCTTCCATTCCATCCCCTAGACAGGGTCGGAAGGGTGATGAATCTAAGTTATTTGGCAAAGGTGAAATAAAGTTTGAACCAGTTAAAGATCAGGAGGTGAGGCAAGTAGGTTTCTCTTCTGGTACGAGCATCGCAGCACAGGAAGCCTGTGAGAAGTGGCGCTTAAG GGGAAACCAAGCATATGCAAGTGGCGATTTTTTGAAGGCAGAAGAGTGTTACACAAAAGGCGTGAACTGTGTGTCAAGAAGTGAGACATCTAAAAGTTGTATTAATGCATTGGTGCTTTGCTATAGCAACCGTGCAGCAACACTTATGTGTTCCGGAAGAATGAGAGAAGCACTGCAAGACTGTATGCTTGCTGCTGACCTAGATCCCAGCTTTCTTAGGGTGCAACTTCGAGCTGCAAA CTGTTATCTAGCCTTAGGGGAAGCAGATATTGCATCGGTTCATTTTATAAAATGCCTGCAGGCAGGAAGTGGTGCTTTCCTGGACACTAAACATCTAGCAGAAGCATCCGAGGGAATGGATAAAGCAAAG AAAATATTGGAGTGCATGAAGCAATCTGCTGACCTTTTGCAACAAGGGACTGCTGTTTATGCTGAGCATGCCTTGGCGAGAATTGAAGAAGCTCTGACAATAAGTTCTTTCTCTGAAAAGCTGCAGGAATTGAAAGCAAATGTTCTTTTCATG CTGCGAAGATATGATGAGGTGATTCTGTTTTGTGAGAAGACCATGGATTCCGCAAAGATTAACTGCTCCGTAGTTGGTCGTGATAACAGGCTAAATAATGGGGATGATCCTGAAGTAAGAGCAAGCTGTTCCTTTAGGCTTTGGCGGTGGAACTTCATAGCTAAGTCTTACTTCTATTTAGGAAAGATGGACGAAGCTCTTGATTTTGTTAAGAAACAAGAGGAATCTGTGCTAATCACAGAAAG GAACGACAAATCTATGGATTCAGTGATACCATTAGCTTGCACTATACGAGATCTGTTGCGTTTTAAG GTTTCTGGAAATGAAGCATTTCAATCCGGCCGACATGCAGAAGCTATTGAGCATTACACTGCAGCTTTATCATGCAGTGTAGAGTCACGTCCTTTTGCAGCCGTTTGTTTTTGTAATCGTGCTGCAGCATATCAAGCCCTGGGACAAATCGCATATGCTATTTCTGATTGCAGCGTAGCTATAGCACTTGATGGAAGTTATGCAAAG GACAATTTTTATGACATTAACATTGGGATACTTTGTTGA